In the Cylindrospermopsis raciborskii Cr2010 genome, CCTATTAGAAAGAAAAGTAGTTTTTTATCTAGCTTGATTGGTATACAACACATTATCCCTCTTATTAATGCAGTTATTTGCCATGCTAAAAACTATGATTTAATCTATGCTAACACCCAAAAGGCTTTAGTTGTAGGAGCAATTGCTAGTTTTTTGACTCGTGTCCCCTTGGTTTACCATCTACATGATATTTTGTCTTTAGAACATTTTAGTCACATTAACTTACAAATCGCTGTTAATTTTGCCAATAGGTTTGCATCTTTAGTGATTGCTAACTCTCAATCTAGTAAGGACGCATTTATTCAAGCCGGCGGAATCTCTAAACTGGTAGAAGTTGTATATAATGGATTTGATACGAAAAACTATCAAGTGTCAGAATATCAAACCCAGCAAATACGAAACACTTTAGCAGTAGAGAATAAATTTGTCATTGGACATTTCAGTAGGTTATCTCCATGGAAGGGACAGCATATTCTGATAGAAGCATTAGCCCATGTTCCAGACAATATCATAGCTATTCTGGTGGGAGATGCTTTATTTGGGGAACATGAGTATGTTCGGGAATTACACCAAAAAGTTCATCACCTACAATTGGAACACCGAGTTAAATTTTTAGGCTTTCGTCAGGATATACCACAATTAATGTCAGCTTGTGATTTAATCACCCATACATCCATTGCACCTGAACCTTTTGGAAGAGTTATTGTGGAAGGTATGCTCTGTGGTAAAATAGTCATCGCAGCTAAATCTGGAGGAGCTGTAGAACTAATAGAAAATGGCACAAATGGTTTTTTAGTTACACCTAATCAACCTCATGAGTTGGCAAGTATAATTAAATATTGTTTTGACCAACAACAACAAATCCAAAATATTGCTAGTTATGCACAACAGCTTAGCCAACAAAAATTTGATCTGAATGTTATTAACCAAAAAATTCAGCAGTCGATTCTTACAAGGTTGATGTAATTTAACCAAAAGTTTGCCAGTTGGGGAAAATCTTGTTAAAGTACGTAAAGGTTTCTTAACCCCTTGTCCAGGGTGATCGGTCAAAAGGCGGAAGTTTAAAATCCCTCCCCAGACCAATAGCTCCAGACAAATAGGATTTTTTTATAGAGGATAACTTTTCATGACTGTAACTGCTCCCCGATTAAAGCACGAGGTTAAAGACCTTGCTCTAGCTCCCTTGGGAAGACAACGTATTGACTGGGCCGGTAGAGAAATGCCCGTACTCAAACAAATCCGCGATCGCTTTGAAAAAGAAAAGCCCTTTGCTGGTTTGAGATTGGTCGCCTGCGCCCACGTAACTACCGAAACAGCACATTTAGCGATTGCCCTCAAAGCAGGTGGCGCTGATGCGGTTCTAATTGCTAGTAATCCCCTATCAACTCAAGATGATGTAGCTGCTTGCTTAGTGAGTGATTATGGCATTCCAGTATTTGCCATCAAAGGGGAAGACGCTGAAACCTATAGTCGTCACGTACAAATTGCCTTAGACCACCGTCCAAATATTATTATTGATGATGGTAGTGATGTAGTTGCTACCTTAGTTCAAGAACGCCAACACCAAATAGCAGATCTCATTGGAACAACGGAAGAAACCACAACAGGTATTGTTCGGTTACGAGCAATGTTGAATGATGGTGTATTGACCTTTCCAGCAATGAACGTCAATGATGCTGATACCAAGCATTTCTTTGATAACCGCTATGGTACAGGTCAATCTACCTTAGATGGTATTATTCGTGCTACTAATATATTACTAGCAGGGAAGACCATTGTGGTAGCAGGTTATGGGTGGTGTGGTAAAGGAACCGCCCTGCGTGCCCGTGGTCTAGGTGCAAACGTTATTGTCACAGAAATTGACCCCATTAAAGCAATTGAAGCAGTAATGGATGGTTTTCGTGTGTTACCCATGTCCGAAGCAGCATCCCAAGGCGATCTGTTTATTACTGTAACGGGTAATAAACATGTGGTCAGAGGTGAACACTTCGACACCATGAAAGACGGGGCAATAGTGTGTAACTCTGGACACTTTGATATAGAATTAGATCTAAAATATCTAGCTTCCCAAGCCAAGGAAATCAAAGTAGTTAGACCCTTTACAGAACAATATGTACTCCAGAGTGGCAAATCAGTTATTGTACTAGGTGAAGGTCGTTTAGTTAACCTAGCTGCTGCGGAAGGACATCCCAGTGCAGTAATGGATATGAGTTTTGCCAACCAGGCCTTAGCGTGTGAATACCTAGTAAAAAACCAAGGTAAATTATCACCAGGTCTATATTCCATACCCAAAGAAGTAGATCAAGAAATTGCCCAGTTGAAATTGCAAGCCTTGGGTATTGCAATTGATACTTTAACAGTAGCTCAAATCGAGTATATAAATTCCTGGCAATCGGGGACGTGATAAATACTTAGTCAGGTAGGCGTTCTGGATCGCCCTCGCTATGGCTATAAGTTGACCAGGGGTAGATCATCTATCCCTGAAATGCTTCCAGGTTAAAATTTTACCTTTAGTAACCTATGCCTTGCCAACTTTGGCCCTATATTAGCCCTGGTATACCCGATGACCTATTTGAAAATTTACCGGGTATACCTTTTAGTCAAAGAGAATTGCGATTGTTGTTGATTTCCCAACTGCGTCTTAAACCGGATTCTGTATTGTGGGATGTGGGAGCTGGTACGGGGACAATTGCCATAGAAGTAGGTTTATTATGTCCCCAGGGACAGGTGATAGCTGTGGAAAGAGATGAGGAAGTCGCCAATTTAATCAAGCGTAATTGCGATCGCTTTCAAGTAAAAAATATTAGAGTGGTAGAGGGGACTGCTCCAGATTGCCTAAATAGTATACAAACGATTCCTGATCGTGTTTGTATAGAAGGGGGGAGAGCTATCAAAGAAACTTTACAAGCCATCTGGAATTATTTACCCCTATCTGGTCGTGTAGTTGCTACAGCTGCTAATCTAGAGAGTCTATATGCCATATCTCAAACCCTATCAGAGTTGACAGCTAGAAATATAGAAGTTATGCAGTCTGCTGTCAACCGATTGGAAACCAGAGGTTTTTCTCAAACCCTTGTGTCTACGGATCCTATTTTTATCCTTAGTGGTGAAAAACTTGATTGAATCCAAAGTCGAAAATCTCAAATATTATTTTTGCCATGCCTTGGTCCAGAATTATTAGTGGAATTATTGCTATTGTTCTTGCTGTATCTTGCACGTTGTTGGGAGGTTGGTATTTCACGATAGCTATTGGTATAATTGTGTTTTTTGGTCAACTGGAATATTTTAATTTAGTTCGTTCTAGAGGAATGAGGCCCGCTGCTAAAACTACCATCTCTGTCAGTTTAATTTTATTAGGCATTTGTAATTTCCAACCTAGTTTAGCGGATGCAATTATGCCCATAGCAGGAACTCTTATTTGTTTTTACCTACTTTTTCAACCGCAACTTGCTACAATTGCGGATATTTCTGCTTCTATTATGGGTTTGTTTTATGTTGGTTATTTACCCAGTTATTGGGTGAGACTGCGAAATATTCAGGATGGGTATGTTAACTTGGGTAATTACTTATATGACTACTTATTTAATACCCAACTTGCACAAATTAAACTAGACGATTTACCCCGGGGTTTCACCTTTACCATACTAACTTTTTTGTGTATTTGGGCTGCTGATATTGGTGCTTATATATTTGGTAAATATTTTGGCAGAACTCCTCTTTCCAGTATCAGTCCCAA is a window encoding:
- a CDS encoding glycosyltransferase family 4 protein; translated protein: MKILFLDQSGKPGGAELCLLDIAKPFGDSCLVGLFADGDFRKLLESYQIPVEVLTTQSIPIRKKSSFLSSLIGIQHIIPLINAVICHAKNYDLIYANTQKALVVGAIASFLTRVPLVYHLHDILSLEHFSHINLQIAVNFANRFASLVIANSQSSKDAFIQAGGISKLVEVVYNGFDTKNYQVSEYQTQQIRNTLAVENKFVIGHFSRLSPWKGQHILIEALAHVPDNIIAILVGDALFGEHEYVRELHQKVHHLQLEHRVKFLGFRQDIPQLMSACDLITHTSIAPEPFGRVIVEGMLCGKIVIAAKSGGAVELIENGTNGFLVTPNQPHELASIIKYCFDQQQQIQNIASYAQQLSQQKFDLNVINQKIQQSILTRLM
- the ahcY gene encoding adenosylhomocysteinase, with protein sequence MTVTAPRLKHEVKDLALAPLGRQRIDWAGREMPVLKQIRDRFEKEKPFAGLRLVACAHVTTETAHLAIALKAGGADAVLIASNPLSTQDDVAACLVSDYGIPVFAIKGEDAETYSRHVQIALDHRPNIIIDDGSDVVATLVQERQHQIADLIGTTEETTTGIVRLRAMLNDGVLTFPAMNVNDADTKHFFDNRYGTGQSTLDGIIRATNILLAGKTIVVAGYGWCGKGTALRARGLGANVIVTEIDPIKAIEAVMDGFRVLPMSEAASQGDLFITVTGNKHVVRGEHFDTMKDGAIVCNSGHFDIELDLKYLASQAKEIKVVRPFTEQYVLQSGKSVIVLGEGRLVNLAAAEGHPSAVMDMSFANQALACEYLVKNQGKLSPGLYSIPKEVDQEIAQLKLQALGIAIDTLTVAQIEYINSWQSGT
- the cbiT gene encoding precorrin-6Y C5,15-methyltransferase subunit CbiT, whose translation is MPCQLWPYISPGIPDDLFENLPGIPFSQRELRLLLISQLRLKPDSVLWDVGAGTGTIAIEVGLLCPQGQVIAVERDEEVANLIKRNCDRFQVKNIRVVEGTAPDCLNSIQTIPDRVCIEGGRAIKETLQAIWNYLPLSGRVVATAANLESLYAISQTLSELTARNIEVMQSAVNRLETRGFSQTLVSTDPIFILSGEKLD
- a CDS encoding phosphatidate cytidylyltransferase; this encodes MPWSRIISGIIAIVLAVSCTLLGGWYFTIAIGIIVFFGQLEYFNLVRSRGMRPAAKTTISVSLILLGICNFQPSLADAIMPIAGTLICFYLLFQPQLATIADISASIMGLFYVGYLPSYWVRLRNIQDGYVNLGNYLYDYLFNTQLAQIKLDDLPRGFTFTILTFLCIWAADIGAYIFGKYFGRTPLSSISPKKTVEGAIFGMVGSLVLALWGSYFLNLPYFFLTGLTLGLLIGIASLLGDLTESLLKRDAGVKDSGQLIPGHGGILDRTDSYIFTAPLVYYFITLILPLID